In Pithys albifrons albifrons isolate INPA30051 unplaced genomic scaffold, PitAlb_v1 scaffold_44, whole genome shotgun sequence, one genomic interval encodes:
- the LOC139685194 gene encoding olfactory receptor 14J1-like: MFNSSSISQFLLLALADTRQLQLLHLWLFLGISLAALLGNGLIISAVACDHHLHTPMHFFLLNLSLTDLGTICTTVPKAMHNSLWDTTTISYMACAAQVFFFVFFIGTEFSLLTIMCYDRYVAICKPLHYGTLLGSRACAHMAAAAWASGFLNALLHTANTFSLPLCHGNALGQFFCEIPQILKLSCSQSYLREIGLIVVTACLVFGCFIFIVFSYVQIFRAVLRIPSEQGRHKAFSTCLPHLTVVSLFLSTAIFSNLKPPSISSPVLDLVFSVLYSVVPPVLNPLIYSLRNKEIKDALCKVFEYSPFQIKISNYPTGAPIVPQE; the protein is encoded by the coding sequence atgttcaacagcagctccatcagccagttcctcctcctggcattggcagacacgcggcagctgcagctcctgcacttgtggctcttcctgggcatctccctggctgccctcctgggcaacggcctcatcatcagcgccgtagcctgcgaccaccacctgcacacccccatgcacttcttcctgctcaacctgtccctcacagacctgggcaccatctgcaccactgtccccaaagccatgcacaactccctctgggacaccacaaccatctcctacatggcatgtgctgcacaggtctttttctttgtcttcttcattggaacagagttttccctcctcaccatcatgtgctacgaccgctacgttgccatctgcaaacccctgcactacgggaccctcctgggcagcagagcttgtgcccacatggcagcagctgcctgggccagtggctttctcaatgctctgctgcacacagccaatacattttccctgcccctgtgccatggcaatgccctgggccagttcttctgtgaaattccccagatcctcaagctctcctgctcacaatcctacctcagggaaattgggctCATTGTGGTTACTGCCTGTTTagtttttggttgtttcattttcatagttttctcctatgtgcagatcttcagggctgtgctgaggatcccctctgagcagggacggcacaaagccttttccacctgcctccctcacctgactgtggtctccctgtttctcagcactgccatATTTTCTAACCTGAAGCCACCCTCCATCTCATCCCCAGTTCTAGATCTGGTATTCTCAGTTCTCTACTCAGTGGTTCCTCCAGTAttgaaccccctcatctacagcctgagaaacaaggaaatcAAGGATGCCCTCTGCAAAGTCTTTGAATACAGTCCATTTCAGATTAAGATTTCCAATTACCCCACTGGGGCTCCAATTGTACCTCAAGAATAG